In Oreochromis niloticus isolate F11D_XX unplaced genomic scaffold, O_niloticus_UMD_NMBU tig00002978_pilon, whole genome shotgun sequence, a genomic segment contains:
- the LOC102082619 gene encoding cell division control protein 2 homolog 3-like: MDKYAIVTQVGEGTYGVVYHVKCRATDQCYALKCHENNKDGSMMDSTVRELSCLSALRGHPNIVETLDCFLHDGKISTLMPYLPLTLFKVIYQGRDHSGLLPITFISRFSLEIADALSYMHGLNMIHRDLTPANVLLTADTLTVKVADMGLSRYAAKSMTSGLVTESYRAPELFDAEEEEEEEKEEASTAQYTCAIDMWSLGVLIVDAMEATMTFHSKNFPTYRIIKETLGRNDHSAKSMWNPLRVMPTLMGCLPVKRIALELLQYDPKHRLTARMLLDDSKWQRISDAITDVDIDRVKRYAGIRQTA, from the coding sequence ATGGACAAGTACGCGATTGTTACACAGGTAGGCGAAGGGACATATGGTGTTGTGTATCACGTTAAATGTCGCGCTACCGATCAATGCTACGCATTGAAGTGCCACGAAAATAACAAAGACGGCAGTATGATGGACTCCACCGTCCGAGAACTCTCTTGTCTATCGGCTCTGAGAGGCCACCCTAATATAGTGGAGACACTGGACTGTTTCCTTCACGATGGCAAGATATCAACGCTCATGCCCTATCTCCCCTTAACGCTGTTTAAGGTGATCTACCAGGGTCGCGATCACTCGGGCCTGTTGCCGATTACGTTCATCAGCCGTTTCTCTCTGGAGATCGCCGACGCTCTGTCTTACATGCACGGGCTTAACATGATACACAGAGATCTGACGCCCGCTAATGTGTTGCTCACAGCGGACACGCTAACTGTGAAGGTGGCAGATATGGGGCTTTCTAGGTATGCTGCAAAGTCCATGACTTCTGGGTTGGTAACGGAGTCCTACAGAGCCCCGGAATTATTTGacgcagaggaggaggaggaggaggagaaggaggaggcatCTACTGCACAATACACCTGCGCAATCGACATGTGGAGCCTGGGAGTGCTGATAGTAGATGCCATGGAGGCGACGATGACCTTTCACAGTAAAAACTTTCCAACGTATAGAATCATCAAGGAAACTCTCGGTCGAAACGACCACAGCGCGAAAAGCATGTGGAATCCCCTGCGTGTAATGCCCACCCTAATGGGGTGTTTGCCAGTGAAGAGAATTGCCTTGGAATTGCTGCAGTACGACCCGAAGCACAGACTCACTGCGCGGATGTTACTAGATGACAGCAAATGGCAGCGGATTTCCGACGCGATCACCGACGTTGATATTGACCGTGTGAAACGTTATGCTGGCATTCGGCAAACAGCCTGA